The following coding sequences are from one Bacteroidia bacterium window:
- a CDS encoding site-specific integrase has protein sequence METRNRVGLSFYVKRTKPLKNGEVPIYVKISVNGTTDELATLKSILPEKWSVEKNAAFVKTKEAKELNDKLFEIRSKLIDQVRILKENSREITATTIKESFLGINHEEKKVVAIFSEHNQTIQLLAEKSDEYSKETCKRYIACLNHLKKYIKIKYRKDDLLLNSITHEFIAGFELYLKIDNNCSHNTAIKYIKNLKKIINNAVNNGWIKKDPFINIKLKAKNVDKEFLNEDELFQLINKNFSIARLEQVKDVFIFGCFTGLAYSDLKELTLENIVTDEKGKFWIHTKRKKTKIASHIPLHLIPQMIIEKYKSNPYCQLNNKLLPVYSNQKMNGYLNEISIICGIQKKLTSHIARYTFATTVTLNNDIPIESVSKMLGHSSIKMTQHYAKLLDKKVGQDMEKIKDKFTKNPLSGFIQNICLN, from the coding sequence ATGGAAACAAGAAATCGAGTAGGATTATCGTTCTATGTAAAAAGAACAAAACCCTTAAAAAATGGCGAAGTACCCATTTATGTGAAAATCTCAGTAAATGGAACCACCGATGAATTAGCCACTTTAAAAAGTATTTTACCTGAAAAATGGAGTGTTGAGAAAAACGCAGCATTCGTTAAAACAAAAGAAGCAAAAGAACTTAACGATAAACTTTTTGAAATTCGGAGTAAGTTAATTGACCAAGTAAGGATTCTAAAAGAAAATAGCAGGGAAATTACCGCAACGACAATAAAAGAATCTTTCTTAGGAATTAATCACGAAGAAAAAAAAGTTGTTGCAATTTTTAGTGAACATAATCAGACAATTCAGTTATTAGCCGAAAAAAGCGACGAATATTCTAAAGAAACATGTAAAAGATATATTGCTTGTCTTAATCACTTGAAAAAATATATCAAAATTAAATATAGAAAAGATGATTTGTTATTGAATAGCATAACACATGAGTTTATTGCCGGATTCGAATTGTATCTTAAAATTGACAATAATTGCAGTCATAATACTGCCATTAAATATATCAAAAACTTAAAAAAAATAATCAATAATGCAGTAAATAACGGATGGATAAAGAAAGACCCTTTTATAAATATAAAACTAAAAGCAAAAAATGTAGATAAAGAATTCTTAAACGAAGATGAGTTATTTCAATTAATTAATAAAAACTTTTCGATTGCCAGACTTGAACAAGTAAAAGACGTTTTTATTTTTGGATGTTTTACTGGTCTTGCATATTCTGACTTAAAAGAGTTAACATTAGAGAACATTGTTACAGACGAAAAAGGGAAATTCTGGATTCACACAAAAAGAAAGAAAACTAAAATCGCAAGCCATATTCCCTTACATTTAATTCCACAAATGATAATTGAAAAATACAAGTCAAATCCTTATTGCCAATTAAACAACAAACTTTTACCTGTTTATTCTAACCAGAAAATGAATGGGTATTTGAATGAAATTTCTATTATCTGTGGAATTCAAAAAAAGCTTACATCACATATTGCACGTTATACATTTGCCACAACTGTAACCTTAAATAATGATATACCAATAGAGAGTGTTTCAAAAATGTTAGGACATAGCTCAATCAAAATGACACAACATTATGCAAAGTTACTTGACAAAAAAGTAGGTCAGGATATGGAAAAAATCAAAGATAAATTTACCAAAAATCCACTTTCCGGTTTTATTCAAAATATATGTTTAAATTAA
- a CDS encoding fibronectin type III domain-containing protein → MENKLFFLHIYLILFPLILFGQSVSSKENNHPIIISIGVIPNSISAMFKGTVKANGEETIVWYEIPSGETFQSINIGKGNSEIALMPYTITGLKPNTTYKFRISASNPGSDTISSDWLKFTTSQAILGPNVYTLVGTSHFDISGNVNISFMGVLVPNGEKSTTMFEYSTNQMDLPDGLEGHGTRVIPQSVQSEKGGSSYFYYTMQTSSIREGVTYFFRAVAVDINGSQYGSVFPIKITPQTYKYDYFPKEIVKSKEGNLLIGIGYFDSNDIDKTVLIFKQKQIITEGLYGWNCSFDIPLTIQEKNIVDIRANGNQQKDSVWYVNENSSNLSKYFSVKDTLNIFLNRLIYNNPVTLTGIEYAGPITFVRKSVTSNDSKDYSSDSLKEVQIKKGLLEKGIYPSQNAIESFYILNPELKNVENLSKIKNIKYPYIPSKRKVNKKYKKALKVYQEQINNKIEGSIDNYFKSNEIYYASNIAVTPEYYINSNNINFTVSTQTITIPLYICAKTTKNPRIEIKGKKIIYSKMGYFYDTNKHKEHNESTSSVLILEPYIYKIYLRDYETNKRISCYKDADLSTKERMEEFQFYKEKGYDAIPFEIFLDEQCK, encoded by the coding sequence ATGGAAAATAAATTATTCTTTTTGCATATTTATTTGATTTTATTTCCTTTAATACTTTTTGGGCAATCAGTATCGAGTAAAGAAAATAATCATCCAATAATCATCTCAATCGGAGTAATTCCAAATTCAATTTCAGCAATGTTTAAAGGCACAGTTAAAGCTAATGGAGAAGAAACAATAGTTTGGTATGAAATTCCCTCTGGAGAAACTTTTCAATCTATAAATATAGGTAAAGGTAATTCCGAAATAGCTTTAATGCCATATACTATAACAGGACTTAAGCCCAATACTACGTACAAATTTAGAATTAGTGCAAGTAACCCTGGTAGTGATACAATTTCAAGTGACTGGTTAAAATTTACTACTTCCCAAGCAATTTTAGGTCCTAATGTTTATACATTGGTTGGCACTTCACACTTTGATATATCTGGCAATGTAAATATTTCTTTCATGGGTGTATTAGTGCCTAATGGCGAGAAGTCCACAACTATGTTTGAGTATTCAACTAATCAAATGGATTTACCTGACGGACTCGAAGGTCATGGAACTAGAGTAATACCCCAGTCTGTTCAATCAGAGAAGGGTGGTTCAAGTTATTTTTACTATACAATGCAAACATCTTCTATTAGGGAAGGGGTCACCTATTTTTTCAGAGCTGTTGCAGTTGATATCAACGGATCTCAATATGGAAGTGTTTTTCCAATAAAGATAACGCCACAAACTTATAAGTATGATTATTTTCCTAAAGAAATTGTAAAAAGTAAGGAAGGGAATCTTCTAATTGGAATAGGTTATTTTGATAGTAATGATATAGATAAAACAGTATTAATTTTTAAACAAAAACAAATAATAACTGAAGGATTATATGGCTGGAATTGTAGTTTTGATATTCCATTAACAATTCAAGAAAAAAATATAGTTGATATTAGAGCGAACGGTAATCAACAAAAAGATAGTGTATGGTATGTAAACGAAAATTCAAGTAATTTAAGTAAGTACTTTTCTGTAAAAGATACGCTTAATATATTTTTAAATCGTTTAATTTATAATAATCCAGTAACACTCACAGGAATTGAATATGCTGGACCTATTACTTTTGTAAGAAAATCAGTTACAAGCAATGATAGCAAAGATTATTCCTCAGATAGCCTAAAGGAGGTACAAATTAAAAAGGGATTATTAGAAAAAGGGATTTATCCATCGCAAAATGCAATAGAATCTTTTTATATATTGAATCCAGAGTTGAAAAATGTTGAGAATTTATCTAAAATTAAAAATATTAAGTACCCTTATATACCTTCTAAAAGAAAGGTAAATAAAAAATATAAAAAAGCACTTAAAGTATATCAAGAACAAATTAATAATAAAATCGAAGGTTCTATTGATAATTATTTTAAATCAAATGAAATTTATTACGCAAGCAATATTGCAGTTACTCCAGAATATTACATAAATTCTAACAATATTAATTTTACAGTATCAACTCAAACGATTACTATTCCTCTATATATCTGTGCTAAAACAACGAAAAATCCTAGAATAGAAATAAAAGGAAAAAAGATTATTTATTCTAAAATGGGATATTTTTATGATACAAATAAACATAAAGAACATAATGAAAGTACATCATCCGTATTGATATTAGAGCCATATATTTATAAAATATATCTCAGAGATTACGAAACTAATAAAAGAATCTCTTGTTATAAAGATGCGGATTTAAGTACTAAGGAAAGAATGGAAGAATTTCAATTTTATAAAGAAAAAGGATATGATGCCATCCCTTTTGAAATCTTTTTAGATGAACAATGCAAATAA
- a CDS encoding class I SAM-dependent DNA methyltransferase: MSLSWNEIKERASRFSKEWDNAFNEEAEAKTFLYEFFNVFGISQRKVATFEHKVKKLDAHDGYIDLLWKGNLLIEMKSKGKNLDKALTQAKDYIQGLPQHEIPKYILVSDFDVFRLIDIEEEKTTEFKLKELVKNIHLFGFIAGYQKRTYKEEDPVNIDAAMLMGKLHDRLKAIGYSGHSLERYLVRLLFCLFADDTSIFEKGIFQDYIEQKTKEDGSDLAYHIAAIFNTLNLPKENRLTNIDENLAAFPYVNGKLFEETLPFASFDSGMRQTLLECCYLDWSKISPAIFGSLFQSVMDEKARRNLGAHYTSEKNILKLIKPLFLDGLWKEFNSAKGNVRELKKLQLKISTLRFLDPACGCGNFLIIAYRELRLLEMEIVKSILGSQQVTDIGTYFLVDVDKFYGIEYEEFPSLIAQVAMWLIDHQMNMQASVLFGEYFVRLPLKKSATIKNGNALQIDWQSLIEPLSWEKEEPKYHFILGNPPFIGKHLQNESQKKDLELIFAGVNGSGVLDYVTAWYIKAAQYLKTYNSEKKEIKCAFVSTNSIVQGEQVGVLWNEMFNKYQIKIHFAHRTFRWNNEAKGNAAVHVVIVGFSNFDTSEKLIYEYEDIKGEPHELRAKNINPYLVEGKDFFIGSRKKAICNVPEMVKGSQPTDGGNLLLSNEEKETLIKTSMHAEKYIFRFVSAKEFLHNEQRWCLWLVDIKPDEIKKIPEILHRIDEVRKMRLLSTKQATIKWADFPTLFTENRQPTSDYILIPRHSSENRKYIPFGFFDKTFIVADSCNSIPNANTYHFGIVSSLMHMTWIKHVCGRIKSDLRYSNDIVYNNYPWPENPTEKQIAQIEKAAQKVLDERLEFPESSLADLYDPLTMPPALVKAHQELDKAVDLCYRAQPFINETKRIEFLFELYDRYTSGLFVIEKGVKKTKDNKGIF, from the coding sequence ATGTCCCTAAGCTGGAACGAAATAAAAGAGCGAGCTTCCCGATTCTCAAAAGAATGGGATAATGCTTTCAATGAAGAAGCAGAAGCAAAAACTTTTTTATATGAGTTTTTCAATGTGTTTGGAATAAGTCAACGCAAGGTTGCAACCTTTGAACATAAGGTAAAAAAGCTTGACGCACACGATGGTTATATTGATTTGTTATGGAAAGGCAATTTGTTAATTGAAATGAAAAGCAAGGGCAAAAACCTTGACAAAGCATTAACACAAGCAAAAGATTATATACAAGGACTTCCACAGCACGAAATACCAAAGTATATACTTGTTTCAGACTTTGATGTTTTCCGGCTTATAGACATTGAAGAAGAAAAAACAACAGAATTCAAATTAAAAGAACTTGTAAAGAATATTCATTTATTTGGTTTTATCGCAGGTTATCAAAAACGCACATACAAAGAAGAAGATCCTGTAAACATTGATGCTGCCATGTTAATGGGTAAGCTTCATGATAGGTTAAAAGCAATCGGATATTCCGGGCATTCTTTAGAACGTTATTTGGTAAGATTGTTATTTTGTTTATTTGCCGATGATACAAGTATTTTCGAAAAAGGAATTTTTCAGGATTATATCGAGCAAAAAACAAAAGAAGACGGAAGCGATTTAGCCTACCACATTGCAGCAATTTTTAATACTCTTAATTTACCAAAAGAAAATCGTCTTACTAATATTGATGAAAACCTTGCTGCATTTCCTTATGTAAACGGAAAATTATTTGAAGAAACATTGCCTTTTGCTTCTTTTGACTCAGGCATGAGACAAACACTGCTTGAATGTTGTTATTTAGATTGGAGCAAAATTTCTCCTGCTATTTTTGGTTCGCTTTTTCAATCTGTTATGGACGAAAAAGCAAGACGAAATTTAGGAGCACATTATACAAGCGAAAAGAACATCTTAAAACTTATTAAACCACTTTTCCTTGATGGGCTTTGGAAAGAATTTAATTCAGCAAAAGGAAACGTAAGAGAACTTAAAAAACTTCAATTAAAAATTAGCACTCTTCGTTTTCTTGACCCTGCCTGTGGTTGTGGTAACTTCTTAATTATTGCTTATCGAGAATTGCGTTTACTTGAAATGGAAATTGTTAAAAGCATTTTAGGAAGCCAACAAGTAACCGATATAGGCACTTATTTTTTAGTTGACGTTGACAAATTTTACGGAATTGAATACGAAGAATTCCCTTCTTTAATTGCCCAAGTTGCCATGTGGTTAATAGACCATCAAATGAACATGCAAGCAAGTGTTTTATTTGGTGAATATTTTGTTCGTTTACCTTTGAAAAAATCTGCAACAATTAAAAATGGAAACGCTTTGCAAATAGATTGGCAAAGTCTTATAGAACCATTATCTTGGGAAAAGGAAGAACCGAAATATCATTTCATTTTAGGTAATCCTCCTTTTATTGGTAAGCATTTACAAAACGAAAGTCAAAAGAAAGATTTGGAATTAATCTTTGCTGGTGTTAACGGTTCGGGAGTTTTGGATTATGTTACAGCTTGGTATATAAAAGCAGCACAATATCTGAAAACATATAACTCTGAAAAAAAAGAAATAAAATGTGCTTTTGTTTCTACAAATTCTATTGTACAGGGCGAACAAGTTGGTGTGCTTTGGAATGAAATGTTTAACAAATATCAAATAAAAATACATTTTGCACATCGAACGTTTCGTTGGAATAATGAAGCAAAAGGAAATGCCGCTGTTCATGTTGTAATTGTTGGTTTTTCAAATTTCGACACGTCCGAAAAATTAATATATGAATATGAAGATATAAAAGGTGAACCACACGAATTAAGAGCAAAAAATATTAATCCTTATTTAGTTGAAGGAAAAGACTTTTTTATAGGTTCACGAAAGAAAGCAATTTGCAATGTTCCAGAAATGGTAAAAGGAAGCCAACCTACTGATGGCGGTAATTTACTATTATCAAATGAAGAAAAAGAGACTCTTATAAAAACTTCTATGCATGCAGAAAAATACATTTTTCGCTTTGTTAGTGCAAAAGAATTTCTTCATAATGAACAACGTTGGTGTTTATGGTTGGTTGATATTAAACCTGATGAAATAAAGAAAATTCCTGAAATTCTTCATAGAATTGATGAAGTAAGAAAAATGAGACTTCTAAGTACAAAACAGGCAACTATAAAATGGGCTGATTTTCCAACATTATTTACTGAGAATAGACAACCTACATCAGATTATATTTTAATTCCACGCCATTCATCTGAAAATAGAAAATATATTCCTTTTGGTTTTTTTGATAAAACATTTATTGTTGCTGATAGTTGTAATTCAATTCCAAATGCCAACACTTATCATTTTGGTATTGTTTCCTCACTTATGCATATGACATGGATTAAACATGTTTGTGGTAGGATTAAAAGTGATTTAAGATATTCAAATGATATAGTTTATAACAATTATCCTTGGCCTGAAAATCCGACAGAAAAACAAATTGCACAAATTGAAAAGGCAGCACAAAAAGTTTTAGATGAAAGATTAGAATTTCCAGAAAGCAGTTTAGCTGATTTATACGATCCATTAACCATGCCCCCAGCATTAGTAAAAGCACATCAGGAATTAGACAAAGCCGTAGATTTATGTTACCGTGCTCAACCTTTCATTAACGAAACAAAACGAATTGAATTTTTGTTTGAGCTTTATGATAGATATACGTCTGGTTTATTTGTTATAGAGAAAGGTGTTAAAAAAACAAAAGACAATAAAGGGATATTTTAA
- a CDS encoding AAA family ATPase, whose translation MSFLKINKLLVTKDGKSVYQENFHNGINIIRGDNSSGKSTISNFIFFGLGGEFIDWLPEAGNCDFVFVEVELNDVVITLKRQIESKQMRPMMIYWGELNKAIVSNFEGWNIYSYKRTEKTESFSQILFKTLNFPEVSTDNLESITFNQVLRLLYIDQLSALDCLMKNEDFDSPLIRSAIGNLLLGTYDDKLLKLQMELRHKEKELSEIKKQVHAIEDVFKNSPFEFNKDTINDKIKEKRELLSKTITVLKNPSQIVDSIKSGDTKNEIQLLRKNLNNFKINFDTILSNIGNNKIDIIDNNEFIEVLNMKLKAIIESLNSREILGNFPILYCPICLEKIEENLADNHCKLCKKEITENLGKSKLLRMKVEVEMQIKESTEILNEKQEKVIELEKELKDSERLLKKAQNDIDIYINNSRSSTENKFDKLLENKGKLNAEIEFFEKQLQLIYSYDEYKIQMFALKSGVDRLNHETNRLEELQRTKGTKAYSVIQKYALQLLKGDGEYEEKFKDGRQVTVDFARNTFFLDNRNRFSASSMVLLKNSVRFAIFFASLNLDYFRFPKFIICDNVEDKGMVEERSKNFQKKVVEIASSDDFKDKEFQIIMTTSMIAEELNIPKYTIGAFYDKHNKTLKFNE comes from the coding sequence ATGAGCTTTCTTAAAATAAATAAACTTCTTGTTACGAAGGATGGTAAAAGCGTATATCAAGAAAATTTTCATAATGGCATTAATATTATTAGAGGTGATAATAGTTCCGGTAAATCAACTATTTCTAATTTTATTTTTTTTGGTTTAGGTGGTGAATTTATTGATTGGCTTCCTGAAGCTGGTAATTGTGATTTTGTTTTTGTTGAAGTTGAATTAAATGATGTTGTAATTACTTTAAAAAGGCAAATTGAAAGTAAGCAAATGCGTCCAATGATGATTTATTGGGGGGAACTCAATAAAGCTATTGTATCAAATTTTGAAGGATGGAATATTTATTCATATAAAAGAACAGAAAAAACTGAAAGTTTTAGTCAAATATTATTTAAAACGTTGAATTTTCCTGAAGTTTCAACGGATAATTTAGAATCTATCACTTTTAATCAAGTTTTAAGGCTATTATATATTGATCAATTAAGTGCTTTGGATTGTTTGATGAAAAATGAGGATTTCGATTCTCCATTGATTAGAAGCGCTATCGGAAATTTATTATTAGGTACTTATGATGATAAATTACTCAAACTTCAGATGGAGCTTCGCCACAAGGAAAAAGAATTAAGTGAAATAAAAAAACAAGTTCATGCAATTGAAGATGTTTTTAAAAACTCTCCTTTTGAATTTAATAAAGATACTATAAATGATAAAATTAAAGAAAAAAGAGAGCTGCTATCTAAGACAATTACAGTACTTAAAAATCCTTCACAAATTGTCGATTCAATTAAGTCAGGTGACACAAAAAACGAAATTCAATTATTACGGAAAAACCTAAATAATTTTAAAATTAATTTTGATACAATATTATCAAACATCGGAAATAATAAAATTGATATTATTGACAATAATGAATTTATAGAAGTATTAAATATGAAATTAAAAGCGATAATTGAATCGCTAAATTCTAGAGAAATCTTAGGCAATTTCCCTATTTTATATTGTCCAATTTGTCTTGAAAAAATTGAAGAGAATCTAGCTGATAATCATTGTAAATTATGCAAGAAAGAAATAACTGAAAATTTAGGAAAATCTAAACTACTTAGAATGAAAGTTGAAGTTGAAATGCAGATTAAAGAATCAACTGAAATTTTAAATGAGAAACAAGAAAAAGTTATTGAATTAGAAAAAGAATTAAAAGATTCTGAAAGACTATTAAAAAAAGCACAAAACGATATAGATATTTACATCAATAATTCAAGAAGTAGTACAGAAAATAAATTTGACAAGCTTCTAGAAAATAAAGGAAAATTAAATGCTGAAATAGAGTTTTTTGAAAAACAATTGCAACTAATTTATTCTTATGATGAATATAAAATACAAATGTTTGCTCTAAAAAGTGGTGTTGATAGGCTCAATCATGAAACAAATAGATTAGAGGAATTACAGAGAACAAAAGGTACGAAAGCCTATTCTGTAATTCAAAAATATGCACTACAGCTTTTAAAAGGTGATGGAGAATATGAAGAAAAATTTAAAGATGGTAGACAAGTAACAGTTGATTTTGCTAGGAATACTTTTTTTCTTGATAACAGAAATCGTTTTTCTGCAAGTTCAATGGTTCTTTTAAAGAATAGCGTAAGGTTTGCCATTTTCTTTGCTTCATTAAATCTTGATTACTTTAGGTTTCCTAAATTTATTATTTGTGATAATGTTGAAGATAAAGGAATGGTTGAAGAAAGAAGTAAAAATTTTCAAAAAAAGGTAGTAGAAATTGCCTCCTCTGACGATTTTAAGGACAAAGAATTTCAGATAATTATGACAACATCTATGATTGCAGAAGAATTAAATATTCCAAAATATACAATTGGTGCTTTTTATGACAAACATAATAAGACTTTAAAATTTAATGAATGA
- a CDS encoding lytic transglycosylase domain-containing protein, with protein sequence MILTNEIKSNRGESRDAFVAKVASISAKLGINPNWLMAVMHNESGINAQAVNKQKGDNPDPYTRSTYRATGLIQFMPTTAIWLGTSTQALYKMSSLEQLDYVYKYFKGFTGRIKSYFDLYMITFFPVAVGKPNDFVIQSKSVSASTIARQNPSFDINKDFKITVGEAKTIMAKAIPAAVIDEVITLAEKKSFGLAC encoded by the coding sequence ATGATACTTACAAACGAAATAAAATCCAACAGAGGAGAAAGCAGGGATGCTTTTGTAGCAAAAGTAGCTTCTATTTCTGCAAAACTCGGAATTAACCCGAACTGGCTGATGGCAGTCATGCACAATGAAAGTGGAATAAATGCACAGGCGGTAAACAAGCAAAAAGGTGACAATCCCGACCCTTATACACGTTCAACATATAGGGCAACAGGGCTAATTCAGTTTATGCCTACCACTGCTATTTGGCTGGGAACTTCAACACAGGCATTGTACAAAATGTCCAGTCTGGAGCAACTCGATTATGTGTACAAATACTTTAAGGGTTTTACCGGAAGGATCAAGAGTTATTTTGATTTGTATATGATTACTTTCTTTCCGGTTGCAGTGGGCAAACCTAATGATTTTGTAATACAATCAAAATCGGTATCGGCTTCTACCATTGCAAGACAGAATCCATCATTTGACATAAACAAGGATTTTAAAATAACGGTTGGTGAAGCAAAAACAATAATGGCTAAAGCAATTCCGGCAGCGGTAATTGATGAAGTCATTACTCTGGCTGAAAAAAAAAGTTTCGGCTTGGCTTGTTAG
- a CDS encoding N-6 DNA methylase, with the protein MAKTVNQYKLNQQIEDFIREKDAKNGAYSQDEVLFIQQYEGSGGQGSKGAKGEGVLYEFFTPNYIVELMWKLAYKHGFDKTGTILEPSIATGRIIAPAPDKSLVVGFEINPISARICEITYPEAQINRGYFETAFLEPSRYTTKIKDEKLTWLSGFPFSLVIGNPPYGKHKNKYSSYFTKPKMQQIELFFMYYGLKLLKSGGLLIFLTSSNFLRNGISYNSEKESIGQLAELVDAYRLPPVFRFSEVPTDIIVLKRK; encoded by the coding sequence ATGGCAAAAACAGTCAATCAATATAAGCTGAATCAGCAGATAGAAGACTTCATCCGGGAGAAGGATGCGAAAAACGGTGCTTACTCTCAGGATGAAGTTTTATTTATTCAGCAATACGAAGGTTCAGGCGGTCAAGGCAGCAAGGGAGCAAAGGGAGAAGGTGTACTTTACGAATTTTTCACACCGAATTATATTGTTGAACTCATGTGGAAACTGGCTTATAAACATGGTTTTGATAAAACAGGAACGATACTAGAACCAAGTATAGCAACAGGCAGAATAATTGCACCAGCACCGGACAAATCACTTGTTGTTGGCTTTGAAATAAATCCAATTTCTGCTCGTATCTGTGAAATTACTTACCCAGAAGCACAAATTAATAGAGGATATTTTGAAACCGCTTTTCTCGAACCTTCACGATATACAACAAAGATCAAAGATGAAAAATTAACATGGCTTTCCGGTTTTCCTTTTTCTCTTGTTATTGGAAATCCACCTTACGGTAAACATAAGAACAAATACAGTTCATATTTCACCAAGCCAAAGATGCAGCAGATAGAGTTGTTCTTTATGTATTACGGACTGAAATTGCTTAAATCCGGTGGTTTGCTGATTTTCTTAACATCGAGCAACTTTTTACGAAATGGCATTTCATATAACTCAGAAAAGGAAAGTATCGGGCAATTAGCTGAACTGGTAGATGCTTATCGTTTACCGCCTGTATTCAGGTTTTCAGAAGTTCCTACAGATATAATTGTACTTAAACGCAAATAA
- a CDS encoding JAB domain-containing protein, whose translation MAEYKIPQTTPMFVFNGTEFSDLDKQIKEIEKDFRVKEVDLTFKEERLIFSTIKSSNDAYKFVKEIIFEGVEIQEHFIVLYMNHANKVIGYYKHTKGTINSTQVDVEMIVAVGLKILAKGVILSHNHPSGNTEPSPQDKDITKKVRTAFKYFDITVLDHIIATKNSYYSFADNAESSLSGNKNAESSKAEKEIREEILKQLKKVTKANSPNIWERIQTKEGYLKLEEQIIYKVINQHLVPAAIIPQMETELNMN comes from the coding sequence ATGGCAGAATATAAAATTCCACAAACCACACCAATGTTTGTTTTTAACGGAACAGAGTTTTCCGATCTTGACAAACAGATTAAGGAAATTGAAAAGGATTTCCGGGTAAAAGAGGTTGATTTAACCTTTAAAGAAGAACGCTTGATATTTTCAACTATTAAGTCCTCCAATGATGCTTACAAATTTGTAAAAGAAATCATTTTTGAAGGTGTAGAAATACAGGAACATTTCATTGTGTTATATATGAACCATGCTAACAAAGTCATTGGTTACTATAAGCACACAAAAGGAACAATCAATTCAACTCAGGTAGATGTTGAAATGATTGTTGCAGTTGGATTAAAGATTTTGGCGAAAGGTGTAATCCTTTCACACAATCACCCATCTGGCAATACAGAACCAAGCCCACAAGACAAAGATATTACAAAGAAAGTGAGAACAGCTTTCAAATACTTTGACATAACTGTTCTTGACCATATCATTGCCACAAAGAACTCTTATTACTCTTTTGCCGATAATGCGGAATCCTCCCTTTCTGGCAATAAAAATGCTGAATCTTCAAAAGCCGAAAAGGAAATTCGTGAAGAAATCCTGAAACAGTTAAAGAAAGTAACAAAAGCAAACAGTCCTAATATCTGGGAACGCATTCAAACCAAAGAAGGCTATTTGAAATTAGAAGAACAAATCATTTATAAAGTAATAAATCAACATTTGGTTCCGGCTGCGATTATACCACAAATGGAAACAGAATTAAATATGAACTGA